One segment of bacterium DNA contains the following:
- a CDS encoding helix-turn-helix domain-containing protein yields MRPLIDTKQVAELLGCSETKVRIMSSEGRIPRLKIGGSVRYDPDKLEEWLAKNAEDPKLSPSEKKPKPGLQMSRRNAKRAVNFTLD; encoded by the coding sequence TTGAGACCATTAATTGACACGAAGCAGGTTGCGGAGCTGCTCGGGTGTTCCGAGACCAAGGTTCGCATCATGTCATCCGAAGGAAGAATTCCGCGCCTCAAGATTGGCGGATCAGTCCGGTATGATCCCGACAAATTGGAAGAATGGCTCGCGAAGAACGCTGAAGATCCCAAACTCAGCCCCAGCGAGAAGAAACCTAAGCCGGGTCTCCAGATGAGCCGTCGCAACGCGAAGCGGGCTGTGAACTTCACGCTTGACTAA
- a CDS encoding site-specific integrase: MMKAEIERNIELGKVGLPQSYVDVYELFEEFKRSVISKKTSKWAQRIFQLLKPFLLYVQEQKQMNMARITVTDVEDHMANREKQISDKTWNEEVRTISRFFQFAVDREYLARNPCRKIPLKRVVRHSVEIFTPEELALIFKYAHQEVVPYYKILLYTGLRDGEARHLQWTDIDLTPEQEHVKVRNTKVHLTKTRRDRVVPLCAEAIEILARLRARQAKSSPFVFPGRKGGPMGHNRNTWIACLNRIEKATGTKIDKGFHTTGLHVFRHTFATMALASGVDIRTVQTWLGHTTILMTQRYTNLLPSQQQVQIHKLNIQIGSPPKKRGQPE, translated from the coding sequence ATGATGAAAGCGGAGATCGAGCGCAACATCGAGTTGGGTAAGGTGGGGCTCCCCCAAAGTTACGTGGACGTGTATGAGCTCTTCGAAGAATTCAAACGTTCGGTGATCTCCAAGAAGACATCAAAATGGGCACAGCGTATCTTCCAGCTGCTAAAGCCGTTTCTGCTCTATGTTCAGGAGCAGAAGCAGATGAATATGGCCCGCATTACTGTGACTGATGTCGAGGATCACATGGCCAATCGCGAGAAGCAGATTTCCGACAAAACCTGGAACGAAGAAGTGCGGACCATCAGCCGGTTCTTTCAGTTTGCCGTGGACAGGGAATACCTGGCCCGCAATCCTTGCCGAAAGATCCCCTTGAAACGCGTCGTTCGACATTCTGTAGAGATCTTCACGCCCGAGGAATTGGCGCTCATTTTCAAGTACGCGCATCAGGAGGTCGTGCCCTATTACAAAATCCTGCTTTACACTGGCCTGCGTGACGGCGAAGCTCGCCACCTCCAGTGGACCGACATTGATTTGACACCCGAGCAGGAGCATGTCAAGGTGCGCAACACGAAAGTGCATTTGACGAAGACGCGCCGGGATCGGGTGGTACCTTTGTGTGCTGAAGCCATCGAAATCTTGGCACGACTTAGGGCGAGGCAGGCGAAGAGTTCACCGTTCGTGTTTCCTGGCCGCAAGGGGGGGCCGATGGGCCACAACCGCAACACATGGATTGCCTGCCTGAATCGAATCGAGAAGGCCACCGGGACCAAGATTGACAAGGGGTTTCACACGACGGGATTGCACGTGTTCCGCCACACGTTTGCAACCATGGCTCTCGCGTCGGGCGTGGACATTCGAACGGTTCAAACATGGCTCGGCCACACGACCATTTTGATGACTCAGAGGTACACAAACCTGCTCCCGAGCCAGCAGCAGGTCCAGATTCACAAGCTGAACATCCAAATTGGATCGCCGCCGAAGAAGCGGGGGCAGCCCGAGTGA
- a CDS encoding FlgD immunoglobulin-like domain containing protein produces the protein MFKYVLIALLGLALAASAQSFLVPEGNFFAIPNVKTLSTSWALEVTDTSHLGLSFPTDFDLLKLSATDYRAVILEGDAPHFTTFHIDQQGGLPFSGLIRAGAAPSGCGDAVAMCLMQQGTYFDPDNDRLAVAFQTGATIGIYRFDRFNGEFIIDRTLTNPAITRPAGIYWAFNQFFVTDNEAKRIFRLTDQGALLSVYGRWGLFTNGYSTPSDISGYVDDKDLARFYVSDASLSRVDCFTATESDTGFHLVSQAWHVTADSLVSGFRQPACFPGVGVVSFDRFSKKFFFWSGNDSLGNSTRLVQTSLVQQATPIQIWSVGGRLVMALIDSASGGWTLASYTVSGTTLDNPTPYPTDHWTLSMSPVFIGNTWHVQTGTTLTIDSGVEVRFEKGAGLVVDQGGRLVVNGSGLGRVLFHAAHSGESWTGLKVSGGSISLSYSTVTDADSFCLFADQPELTGSVPLVLNHCDLDGSKLLYGSDALRILGKSERKMTVLNSRIHTTPKGRGLYLYDCIAEFIGDTIQGCDTSNAYLKQVTGTFASCVFEGRSQGHGVLFAGTGCTPNFQCCLFKNLASSNGAVPPLFALKGTGPTFGWEGLTTGVSNVISDSANTLLYFYNDKVMPIIDNVNSSGGPGGKNDWYQRKSGGYYLAWDGAVQPPRYPAQNQHWDHKLVSTDFSPSMSYFAVDTTRTNPWGLCGNGQGMMIGRDGTGQSIVRSGRSLDDLESDLALFNTAMTAELSENYSDAQRDFHTVASATADNRLRWQSLTHVITTQRHLDGASGDAWIPALLDSTLAMDSSAYTARVYGHRLLAAYHTDREQYNTAMTLCTDLLNSGLTFQDSLLVAIDLVGIQMLAPGEESGSGLDGARRPVIPTNLQVRSVAQGLMLEGDLLRQFGTRGHSEKPMSTLPTSYKLYQNYPNPFNPQTEIRFDLPEAVRVELKIYNSLGQLVTTLADQVRPAGSYTLLWDGTSSSGSVVASGLYIYQLRAGAFTDAKKMLLMR, from the coding sequence ATGTTCAAATATGTCCTGATTGCGCTGCTGGGCTTGGCTCTGGCCGCCTCGGCGCAGTCCTTCCTCGTCCCGGAAGGCAACTTCTTTGCCATCCCTAACGTCAAAACACTGTCCACCAGCTGGGCCCTCGAGGTCACCGATACGAGCCATCTTGGCCTGAGCTTCCCCACTGATTTCGACCTGCTGAAGCTCTCCGCCACTGACTATCGGGCCGTGATTCTTGAAGGCGATGCCCCGCACTTTACGACCTTCCACATTGATCAGCAGGGCGGCCTGCCTTTCAGCGGCCTGATTCGCGCAGGCGCCGCCCCGTCCGGCTGCGGCGATGCCGTGGCCATGTGCCTCATGCAGCAAGGGACCTACTTCGATCCCGACAACGACCGCCTCGCCGTTGCTTTCCAGACCGGAGCCACCATTGGCATCTACCGCTTCGACCGCTTCAACGGCGAGTTTATTATTGACCGCACTCTGACTAACCCGGCCATCACCCGACCGGCAGGAATCTACTGGGCGTTCAATCAGTTCTTCGTTACCGATAATGAAGCCAAGCGCATCTTCCGCCTCACCGATCAGGGTGCGCTGCTATCCGTTTACGGACGCTGGGGCCTGTTCACCAACGGCTACAGCACCCCGAGTGACATCTCCGGCTATGTCGATGACAAGGATTTGGCTCGCTTCTATGTCAGCGATGCCAGCCTCTCCCGTGTGGACTGCTTCACCGCCACCGAATCCGACACCGGATTCCATCTCGTCTCTCAGGCGTGGCACGTGACCGCCGATTCGTTGGTCTCCGGCTTCCGGCAACCCGCGTGCTTCCCCGGTGTCGGCGTGGTCTCCTTCGACCGTTTCAGCAAAAAGTTCTTCTTCTGGAGTGGCAACGATTCGCTGGGAAATTCAACTCGTCTTGTCCAGACCAGCCTGGTCCAGCAGGCCACTCCCATCCAAATCTGGTCAGTCGGCGGCCGTTTGGTCATGGCATTGATCGACAGTGCAAGCGGTGGCTGGACGCTGGCCTCGTACACGGTCAGCGGAACAACACTCGACAACCCAACACCCTATCCTACGGACCATTGGACCCTCAGCATGTCCCCCGTGTTCATTGGCAACACGTGGCATGTACAGACCGGCACCACCCTCACCATCGATTCCGGTGTGGAAGTGCGTTTTGAGAAAGGGGCGGGGCTGGTAGTAGATCAGGGGGGACGGCTGGTCGTCAATGGCAGCGGCTTGGGCCGGGTGCTCTTCCACGCCGCCCATAGCGGTGAGAGCTGGACCGGCCTGAAGGTTTCCGGCGGCTCGATCTCCCTGAGTTACAGCACCGTTACCGACGCCGATTCCTTCTGTCTCTTCGCCGACCAACCCGAACTGACCGGCAGCGTCCCCTTGGTTCTGAACCATTGTGACCTCGACGGCAGCAAACTGCTGTACGGCTCCGACGCGCTGCGCATCCTTGGCAAGTCCGAACGCAAAATGACTGTCCTGAACTCCCGCATCCACACCACCCCCAAAGGCCGCGGCCTCTACCTCTACGACTGCATCGCCGAATTCATCGGTGACACGATTCAGGGTTGTGACACCTCTAACGCCTATCTGAAGCAGGTGACGGGCACCTTCGCAAGCTGCGTCTTCGAGGGGCGCTCCCAAGGCCACGGTGTGCTGTTCGCCGGAACGGGCTGTACTCCCAACTTCCAGTGCTGCCTGTTCAAGAATCTGGCTTCGTCCAACGGTGCGGTCCCGCCGCTGTTTGCGCTGAAGGGCACCGGACCCACTTTCGGCTGGGAAGGCCTCACCACCGGCGTCAGCAACGTCATCAGCGATTCGGCCAACACTCTGCTCTACTTCTACAATGACAAGGTCATGCCGATCATCGACAACGTCAACTCCAGTGGTGGACCCGGCGGCAAGAACGACTGGTATCAGCGTAAGAGCGGCGGCTACTATCTGGCGTGGGACGGCGCAGTGCAGCCGCCGCGTTACCCGGCTCAGAACCAGCACTGGGACCACAAGCTCGTGTCCACTGACTTTTCCCCGTCCATGAGCTATTTCGCCGTGGATACCACCCGCACCAATCCGTGGGGCCTCTGCGGCAATGGCCAGGGCATGATGATCGGACGTGACGGGACGGGGCAGAGCATAGTCCGCTCGGGTCGCAGCCTCGATGATCTGGAAAGCGATCTGGCCCTGTTCAATACCGCCATGACCGCCGAACTCTCCGAAAACTACAGCGATGCCCAGCGGGACTTCCACACCGTGGCTTCCGCCACCGCCGACAATCGTCTGCGCTGGCAGTCATTGACCCACGTGATCACCACACAGCGGCACCTCGACGGTGCATCCGGCGACGCATGGATCCCCGCTCTGCTGGACAGCACTCTTGCGATGGACAGCAGTGCCTACACCGCGCGGGTCTACGGCCACCGTCTGCTTGCCGCCTATCACACCGACCGTGAACAGTACAACACGGCCATGACCCTCTGCACGGATCTTCTGAACAGCGGTCTGACCTTTCAGGATTCGCTACTGGTCGCCATTGATCTGGTTGGCATCCAGATGCTTGCCCCCGGCGAAGAGTCCGGCAGCGGCCTTGACGGCGCACGCCGTCCGGTTATCCCGACGAACTTACAGGTCCGCTCAGTGGCTCAAGGTCTGATGCTCGAAGGGGATCTGCTCCGCCAGTTCGGTACGCGCGGTCACTCCGAAAAGCCGATGTCCACACTGCCGACCAGTTACAAACTCTACCAGAACTACCCCAATCCCTTCAACCCGCAAACCGAAATCCGTTTTGATCTTCCCGAAGCCGTGCGCGTCGAACTGAAAATCTACAACTCGCTCGGCCAGCTCGTCACCACGCTCGCGGATCAGGTCAGACCGGCGGGCAGCTACACGCTGCTCTGGGATGGCACCAGTTCCTCCGGTTCGGTCGTCGCCTCTGGTCTGTACATCTACCAGCTTCGCGCCGGTGCCTTTACCGATGCCAAGAAAATGCTCCTGATGCGCTGA